The following coding sequences lie in one Halorarum halophilum genomic window:
- a CDS encoding 30S ribosomal protein S7 — translation MSEEEAPEPEAPADSDDATDNALLFGVWDVSEIEYGDPSTRTYLNVTPIAHTMGRHASKQFNKSEISVVERLINRLMQSENTGKKQQATRIVRDALDIVHERTEENPVQVLVEAVENAAPREETVRLKYGGISVPKAVDVAPQRRVDQALKFIGDGVESATYKSKTTAAEALADLLVGAARYDVQAYPISQKEEKERVAAAAR, via the coding sequence ATGTCCGAGGAAGAAGCCCCCGAGCCCGAGGCACCCGCCGACTCGGACGACGCGACCGACAACGCGCTCCTGTTCGGCGTCTGGGACGTCTCCGAGATCGAGTACGGCGACCCCTCGACGCGGACGTACCTCAACGTCACCCCCATCGCGCACACGATGGGCCGACACGCGTCCAAGCAGTTCAACAAGTCCGAGATCTCCGTCGTCGAGCGGCTCATCAACCGCCTGATGCAGAGCGAGAACACGGGCAAGAAGCAGCAAGCGACCCGCATCGTCCGGGACGCCCTCGACATCGTCCACGAGCGCACCGAGGAGAACCCGGTGCAGGTGCTCGTCGAGGCCGTCGAGAACGCCGCCCCGCGGGAGGAGACGGTCCGCCTGAAGTACGGCGGTATCTCCGTCCCGAAGGCCGTCGACGTCGCGCCCCAGCGTCGCGTCGACCAGGCCCTGAAGTTCATCGGCGACGGCGTCGAGTCGGCCACGTACAAGTCGAAGACGACCGCCGCGGAGGCGCTCGCGGATCTCCTCGTCGGCGCGGCCCGCTACGACGTGCAGGCGTACCCCATCTCCCAGAAGGAGGAGAAGGAGCGCGTCGCGGCCGCGGCTCGCTGA